One genomic window of Halovivax cerinus includes the following:
- a CDS encoding gluconate 2-dehydrogenase subunit 3 family protein, translating into MELSRRDAVAALAAVGTGAGAVAVGTHLHESDPGEDGDLRRAMVAAAEVVYPDAVSGVDEFVETFLDGRLDDEAHAAGVREAVDILDDYASARHDASFTDLSIAERDDLLRAAGVATASENPDGTEVERIRYYVVNELLLALYASPAGGELVGIENPPGHPGGTGSYQRGPTP; encoded by the coding sequence ATGGAGCTGTCACGGCGGGACGCGGTCGCCGCGCTGGCTGCAGTCGGAACCGGTGCCGGCGCCGTTGCCGTGGGTACACACCTGCACGAAAGCGACCCCGGGGAAGACGGCGATCTACGCCGGGCGATGGTCGCCGCCGCCGAGGTGGTCTACCCCGACGCGGTGAGCGGCGTCGACGAGTTCGTCGAGACGTTCCTCGACGGTCGCCTCGACGACGAGGCTCACGCTGCCGGCGTCCGTGAAGCCGTGGACATCCTCGATGACTACGCCTCGGCGCGTCACGACGCGTCGTTCACCGACCTCTCGATCGCGGAGCGTGACGACCTGCTGCGGGCGGCGGGCGTGGCGACCGCGTCGGAGAACCCTGACGGTACCGAGGTCGAGCGGATTCGCTACTACGTGGTCAACGAGTTGCTGCTCGCGTTGTACGCCTCACCGGCCGGCGGCGAACTGGTCGGTATCGAGAACCCGCCGGGCCACCCCGGTGGTACCGGGAGCTACCAGCGGGGGCCGACGCCGTGA
- a CDS encoding GMC family oxidoreductase gives MSDWPPAETAEPTAGASDRTPVADADVCVVGAGPAGALVANRLAAAGKEVVVLEAGPRFDPADRRARQERFLRPSAGREAVWDGDPERDAYGASGDAHYPLNRARVKGVGGTTLHWQGMVMRLHEDDFASRSARGVGVDWPIDYANLRPYYAAAESELGVAGASDNPHAPPREEPHPMPAFPPSYSDSLFAEACEVLEIDTHSVPNARNSEGYDGRSACVGYGTCQPVCPSGAKYDATVHVERAEDHGASVIDRAPVQRLDHDADRITAAVYATPGGATHRQEADAFVLAAGGVETPRLLLLSESSHYPDGLANSSGVVGRYFMDHLFAGTWGVLDEPTRQHHVGFLTSESQQFYDDADDEVGPFKLEFFNYAGPTPVGLALTGDDWGDDLLERIRGEYGRHVAVGALVEQLPREDSYVALDPERTDDRGNPAPHVHWSVGERARNTLARANQVQEAILEELGAEITYQEGPDRTIPANHHMGTTRMGTDPAESVVGPDLRTHDLDNCWIASSSVFPTAGALNPTLTIAAVALRCADHVEAAL, from the coding sequence GTGAGCGATTGGCCGCCCGCCGAGACGGCCGAACCGACTGCCGGGGCGAGCGACCGCACCCCGGTTGCGGACGCCGACGTTTGCGTCGTCGGTGCTGGCCCCGCCGGCGCGCTGGTAGCGAATCGGCTGGCAGCGGCCGGGAAGGAGGTGGTCGTCCTGGAGGCCGGTCCACGGTTCGACCCGGCGGACCGTCGCGCGCGCCAGGAACGATTTCTCCGGCCGTCGGCCGGCCGTGAAGCCGTCTGGGATGGGGACCCCGAACGCGACGCCTACGGCGCCTCCGGCGACGCCCACTACCCGCTGAACCGCGCTCGCGTCAAGGGTGTCGGCGGCACGACGCTCCACTGGCAGGGGATGGTGATGCGGCTTCACGAGGACGACTTCGCCTCACGGAGCGCCCGCGGCGTCGGTGTCGACTGGCCAATCGACTACGCGAACCTGCGACCGTACTACGCCGCCGCCGAGTCCGAACTCGGCGTGGCCGGCGCCAGCGACAACCCCCACGCCCCGCCGCGCGAGGAACCCCACCCGATGCCCGCCTTTCCACCTTCCTACAGCGACTCGCTGTTCGCCGAGGCCTGCGAAGTGCTGGAAATCGACACGCACTCGGTGCCCAACGCTCGCAACTCCGAGGGATACGACGGCCGGAGCGCCTGCGTCGGCTACGGCACCTGTCAACCGGTCTGTCCCTCCGGGGCGAAGTACGACGCGACCGTCCACGTCGAGCGCGCCGAGGACCACGGCGCGAGCGTGATCGATCGGGCCCCCGTCCAGCGCCTCGACCACGACGCCGATCGAATCACCGCAGCGGTGTACGCGACCCCGGGCGGGGCGACCCACCGGCAGGAAGCCGACGCGTTCGTCCTCGCAGCGGGCGGCGTCGAGACGCCCCGACTCCTCTTGCTCTCGGAGTCGTCGCACTACCCCGACGGTCTCGCCAACTCCAGCGGAGTGGTCGGTCGGTACTTCATGGACCACCTGTTCGCCGGCACCTGGGGCGTCCTCGACGAACCGACGCGCCAGCACCACGTCGGCTTTCTCACCAGCGAGTCCCAGCAGTTCTACGACGACGCGGACGACGAGGTGGGGCCGTTCAAACTCGAGTTCTTCAACTACGCCGGTCCCACGCCGGTCGGGCTCGCGCTCACCGGCGACGACTGGGGCGACGACCTGCTGGAGCGCATCCGCGGGGAGTACGGCCGCCACGTCGCCGTCGGCGCGCTGGTCGAGCAACTCCCCCGCGAGGACAGCTACGTCGCGCTCGACCCCGAACGGACCGACGACCGCGGCAATCCGGCCCCGCACGTCCACTGGTCCGTCGGCGAGCGCGCCCGCAACACGCTCGCCCGTGCGAACCAGGTGCAGGAAGCCATCCTCGAGGAACTGGGCGCGGAGATCACCTACCAGGAGGGCCCCGACCGCACCATCCCCGCGAACCACCACATGGGTACCACCCGGATGGGGACCGACCCCGCCGAGAGCGTCGTCGGCCCCGATCTGCGAACCCACGATCTCGATAACTGTTGGATCGCCTCCAGCAGTGTCTTCCCCACCGCCGGCGCGCTGAACCCCACCCTGACAATCGCCGCGGTCGCGCTCAGGTGCGCCGACCACGTCGAGGCGGCGCTGTGA
- a CDS encoding dolichyl-phosphate hexose transferase → MSVVMGTYNEEAAIGTVLDDIAEVTDGEAEVVCVDGSSDRTPEIARERGATVIEQEPQGYGVAVREAILAPDRPIVVTTDCDDTYPMEQLPEFLELINEGYDVVSGDRLYHGAEAMPAFNRFGNHAFAAVASVLMGTRVHDTTTGMRAYRRTVVEDIEWTENTGLSAELLIRPLMRGYDIREHPIAYGERAGETKLDPLQGGAAIAKSIVKVALEERFR, encoded by the coding sequence GTGAGCGTCGTGATGGGAACCTACAACGAGGAGGCGGCCATCGGCACCGTCCTCGACGACATTGCAGAGGTGACCGACGGCGAGGCCGAGGTAGTCTGCGTCGACGGGTCCAGCGACCGGACGCCCGAGATCGCTCGCGAGCGCGGCGCCACGGTGATCGAACAGGAACCGCAGGGCTACGGCGTCGCCGTCCGGGAGGCGATCCTGGCACCCGACCGCCCAATCGTCGTCACGACCGACTGTGACGACACCTACCCGATGGAGCAGCTGCCCGAGTTCCTCGAACTGATCAACGAGGGCTACGACGTCGTCAGCGGTGACCGCCTCTACCACGGCGCCGAGGCGATGCCCGCGTTCAACCGCTTCGGCAACCACGCCTTCGCCGCCGTCGCGAGCGTCCTCATGGGCACTCGCGTCCACGACACCACGACGGGAATGCGCGCGTACCGCCGCACGGTCGTCGAGGACATCGAGTGGACCGAGAACACCGGCCTCTCGGCGGAACTGCTGATTCGGCCCCTGATGCGCGGCTACGATATCCGCGAACACCCGATCGCCTACGGCGAGCGCGCCGGCGAGACGAAACTCGACCCGCTCCAGGGGGGTGCCGCCATCGCGAAATCCATCGTGAAGGTCGCCCTCGAAGAGCGGTTCCGGTAA
- a CDS encoding ArnT family glycosyltransferase, whose amino-acid sequence MSQPRSPSRLLLDCGRQSVRRGRRFGRRLVAGELTSTDRYRLLALTVSLLAGLAVFVLATRLFPYHSTNDDEAVYLLQAAMLLEGQVELHAGPLADAVRPWFFVQDGGRLYPKYSPVPSGMFAISMALFGEPRVTLAVVAAGNAALVYVLGSAIFDRSVGVVAAAVFAASPLALLTSSVFLPYAPTTFLNLLFAVAYLRGVRTASLPSAAAAGVAVGLAFFARPYTAVLFATPFVAHALWQVVATVRREGVGAVRRPLPDPIRRNVLTGVLGLSFVALTLAYNARVTGSPLVFPYQAFAPMDGPGFGRRELLDHSIDYTPTLALESNGYVLQYYAARWMTAGPLGTLLAVCGLGLAVRRWIPDGILTTGSADDAGHRRTAGVLLAGVLPAVVLGNLAFWGNRNALATMTDPTDGLISQFGPYYYFDTLPVLAVFAGVALVAAWRTLRRGRVHAWLAAHTSTNGARRVAIAVALVSALAIGGANAAIVSTPVERHAEHTETFETAYEPFEEADLENALVFLPPEYGQWLGHPFQALRNDPGLDGEVVYALDGGVERDFAVLDAYPERTYYRYAAHGEWSPDPDDEYVPTLQEVTLREGTSVDGETRVGTLTTVESAIVRLETSDGETATHRVHEPGDAVTVEWRVTDGRAELVTVDDGTGSNETAGDGAESAESADDGAESAESAENGAGSTETVENGSVALEEVDELALTVTMYETAGSSLTYRQEVPVRSTDEAVEVLWPAERTVCTLVSRCADEGTYVPGQPDLYLDGVSFETELDVRE is encoded by the coding sequence GTGTCCCAGCCCCGTTCCCCATCCCGACTACTCCTCGACTGCGGTCGCCAGTCCGTCCGGCGCGGCCGCCGATTCGGCCGTCGCCTCGTTGCGGGCGAACTGACGTCGACGGACCGCTACCGCCTGCTCGCACTCACCGTCTCACTCCTCGCGGGGCTGGCGGTGTTCGTCCTCGCCACGCGCCTCTTTCCGTACCACTCGACCAACGACGACGAGGCCGTCTACCTGCTGCAGGCCGCGATGCTCCTGGAGGGGCAGGTGGAGCTCCATGCGGGCCCACTCGCCGACGCCGTCCGTCCCTGGTTCTTCGTCCAGGACGGCGGCCGCCTCTATCCGAAGTACAGTCCGGTTCCCTCGGGGATGTTCGCAATCTCGATGGCGCTCTTCGGCGAACCGCGAGTGACGCTCGCGGTCGTGGCGGCGGGTAACGCGGCGCTGGTCTACGTCCTTGGATCGGCGATCTTCGACCGCTCGGTCGGCGTCGTCGCCGCAGCCGTCTTCGCCGCTTCGCCGCTCGCGCTGCTCACCTCCTCGGTATTTTTACCCTACGCGCCGACGACGTTCCTGAACCTGCTGTTCGCCGTCGCCTACCTCCGCGGCGTCCGCACCGCCTCGCTCCCGAGCGCCGCGGCGGCGGGCGTCGCCGTCGGGCTGGCCTTTTTCGCCCGACCGTACACGGCGGTGCTGTTCGCCACACCGTTCGTCGCCCACGCGCTGTGGCAGGTCGTGGCGACCGTCCGTCGCGAGGGCGTCGGCGCCGTCCGGCGTCCGCTCCCCGATCCGATTCGGCGCAACGTGCTCACGGGCGTGCTCGGGCTCTCGTTCGTCGCGCTGACGCTCGCGTACAACGCCCGCGTCACCGGCTCGCCGCTCGTGTTCCCCTACCAGGCGTTCGCCCCCATGGACGGCCCCGGCTTCGGCCGTCGGGAGTTGCTGGACCACAGCATCGACTACACGCCGACGCTCGCGCTCGAATCGAACGGGTACGTCCTTCAGTACTACGCGGCCCGCTGGATGACCGCGGGCCCGCTCGGCACACTCCTGGCCGTCTGCGGGCTCGGACTCGCCGTTCGCCGGTGGATACCGGACGGCATCCTCACGACGGGTAGCGCCGACGACGCCGGTCACCGTCGGACCGCCGGCGTCCTCCTCGCCGGTGTCCTGCCGGCGGTCGTTCTCGGGAATCTGGCGTTCTGGGGGAACCGAAACGCGCTCGCGACCATGACCGACCCGACCGACGGCCTCATCTCGCAGTTCGGGCCGTACTACTACTTCGACACACTCCCCGTCCTCGCGGTGTTCGCGGGGGTCGCACTCGTCGCAGCCTGGCGGACCCTCCGTCGCGGACGCGTCCACGCGTGGCTGGCCGCGCACACCTCAACGAACGGTGCGCGGCGGGTGGCCATCGCCGTCGCGCTCGTGAGTGCGCTCGCGATCGGCGGCGCCAACGCCGCGATCGTCTCGACACCGGTCGAGCGCCACGCCGAACACACCGAGACGTTCGAGACGGCCTACGAACCGTTCGAGGAGGCGGACCTCGAGAACGCACTCGTGTTCCTCCCGCCGGAGTACGGGCAGTGGCTCGGCCACCCGTTCCAGGCGCTGCGCAACGACCCAGGCCTCGACGGCGAAGTGGTGTACGCCCTGGACGGCGGCGTCGAACGAGACTTCGCGGTGTTAGACGCCTATCCCGAGCGCACCTACTACCGCTACGCCGCCCACGGCGAGTGGTCGCCCGACCCCGACGACGAGTACGTGCCGACGCTCCAGGAGGTAACGCTCCGGGAGGGCACGAGCGTCGACGGCGAAACCCGCGTCGGCACCCTCACCACCGTCGAGAGTGCGATCGTACGCCTCGAAACGTCCGACGGCGAGACGGCCACCCACCGGGTACACGAGCCCGGCGACGCGGTTACCGTCGAGTGGCGAGTCACGGACGGTCGCGCCGAACTGGTAACCGTCGACGACGGGACCGGCTCCAACGAGACGGCGGGCGATGGAGCGGAGTCGGCCGAGTCCGCCGATGACGGGGCGGAGTCGGCTGAGTCCGCCGAAAACGGGGCGGGGTCGACCGAGACGGTCGAGAACGGGTCGGTCGCGCTCGAGGAAGTCGACGAGTTGGCCCTCACGGTGACGATGTACGAGACGGCCGGGTCGTCGCTCACCTACCGCCAGGAGGTCCCCGTGCGGAGTACCGACGAGGCCGTCGAGGTGCTCTGGCCGGCGGAGCGAACCGTGTGCACGCTCGTCTCGCGGTGTGCGGACGAGGGAACCTACGTCCCCGGACAGCCCGACCTGTACCTCGACGGCGTCTCCTTCGAGACCGAGCTGGACGTTCGGGAGTGA